One window of the Mytilus galloprovincialis chromosome 14, xbMytGall1.hap1.1, whole genome shotgun sequence genome contains the following:
- the LOC143059846 gene encoding uncharacterized protein LOC143059846 isoform X2: MVPRILIINICLLLVLLLVLDLSECRGGRGGGRFGGSRFSRSTRTRFSRTRTRYSRSSRYGRFAVARTKYSSHRLSSPSLKQAAIIGGTVYGARLWMRRSIYRSRHTYPEVCYNDVYEGNTTQRYYGRFVCPGYGDPDDFAYCCGDIGVQTCCKFFDTSSPQGAGRTAGVVIGVLIAVGIVGVLAYCCFKKRKGTQGTTLSTHESAKPLQPMPDYSSPPMPTTMPYGVQPSANGGPPPHPPSYGDAMNNPYPAEPYSDPMYKPPMPTDDVNTGGNQPYDINPAPGYGPDSNMPYSYPPAPEGETPYPGPPGGAAPYPSSTPAGGFVAPYPSAPGDAAYPPPAGSAYPPPAGSAYPPPAGGNNYPQ; the protein is encoded by the exons TTCTTGATTTGTCAGAATGTAGAGGTGGTCGTGGTGGAGGAAGATTTGGAGGTAGCAGATTTTCCAGGTCCACACGAACAAGATTTTCTCGTACTCGAACAAGGTACTCTCGATCCAGCAGATATGGGAGGTTTGCTGTTGCAAGAACTAAATACTCTAGTCATCGGCTAAGTTCTCCATCTCTGAAGCAGGCGGCTATCATTGGTGGCACAGTCTATGGAGCTAGATTATGGATGAGACGGAGCATTTACAGGTCAAGGCACACAT ATCCTGAGGTTTGTTATAATGATGTGTATGAAGGTAACACTACCCAGCGTTACTACGGGAGATTTGTCTGTCCTGGATACGGAGATCCTGATGACTTTGCTTATTGCTGTGGAGATATTGGGGTACAGACCTGTTGTAAATtttttgacacaag TAGTCCGCAAGGAGCTGGCAGGACAGCCGGTGTAGTCATTGGTGTATTGATTGCAGTAGGAATTGTTGGTGTTCTGGCTTACTGCTGTTTTAAGAAAAGGAAGGGTACCCAGGGAACAACACTCTCTACAC ATGAGTCAGCCAAGCCATTACAACCAATGCCAGATTATTCATCACCTCCAATGCCAACAACTATGCCATATGGAGTTCAACCATCAGCCAATGGTGGTCCTCCACCTCATCCACCAAGTTACGGAGATGCCATGAACAACCCCTATCCTGCTGAACCTTATTCTG ATCCAATGTACAAACCCCCCATGCCAACTGATGATGTGAACACTGGAGGTAACCAGCCATATGACATTAACCCTGCTCCAGGATATGGACCAGACAGTA ACATGCCCTACAGCTATCCACCAGCACCTGAAGGAGAAACACCATACCCAGGCCCACCAGGCGGCGCTGCACCCTATCCATCTTCTACTCCAGCAGGGGGCTTTGTAGCACCCTATCCATCAGCACCAGGTGATGCAGCCTATCCACCGCCAGCAGGATCAGCCTATCCACCGCCAGCAGGATCAGCATATCCACCGCCAGCAGGAGGAAATAATTATCCACAGTAA
- the LOC143059846 gene encoding uncharacterized protein LOC143059846 isoform X1: MVPRILIINICLLLVLLLVLDLSECRGGRGGGRFGGSRFSRSTRTRFSRTRTRYSRSSRYGRFAVARTKYSSHRLSSPSLKQAAIIGGTVYGARLWMRRSIYRSRHTYPEVCYNDVYEGNTTQRYYGRFVCPGYGDPDDFAYCCGDIGVQTCCKFFDTSSPQGAGRTAGVVIGVLIAVGIVGVLAYCCFKKRKGTQGTTLSTRTPKKQEYVLHGISATDESAKPLQPMPDYSSPPMPTTMPYGVQPSANGGPPPHPPSYGDAMNNPYPAEPYSDPMYKPPMPTDDVNTGGNQPYDINPAPGYGPDSNMPYSYPPAPEGETPYPGPPGGAAPYPSSTPAGGFVAPYPSAPGDAAYPPPAGSAYPPPAGSAYPPPAGGNNYPQ, encoded by the exons TTCTTGATTTGTCAGAATGTAGAGGTGGTCGTGGTGGAGGAAGATTTGGAGGTAGCAGATTTTCCAGGTCCACACGAACAAGATTTTCTCGTACTCGAACAAGGTACTCTCGATCCAGCAGATATGGGAGGTTTGCTGTTGCAAGAACTAAATACTCTAGTCATCGGCTAAGTTCTCCATCTCTGAAGCAGGCGGCTATCATTGGTGGCACAGTCTATGGAGCTAGATTATGGATGAGACGGAGCATTTACAGGTCAAGGCACACAT ATCCTGAGGTTTGTTATAATGATGTGTATGAAGGTAACACTACCCAGCGTTACTACGGGAGATTTGTCTGTCCTGGATACGGAGATCCTGATGACTTTGCTTATTGCTGTGGAGATATTGGGGTACAGACCTGTTGTAAATtttttgacacaag TAGTCCGCAAGGAGCTGGCAGGACAGCCGGTGTAGTCATTGGTGTATTGATTGCAGTAGGAATTGTTGGTGTTCTGGCTTACTGCTGTTTTAAGAAAAGGAAGGGTACCCAGGGAACAACACTCTCTACAC GAACTCCAAAAAAGCAGGAATATGTACTACATGGCATCAGTGCAACAG ATGAGTCAGCCAAGCCATTACAACCAATGCCAGATTATTCATCACCTCCAATGCCAACAACTATGCCATATGGAGTTCAACCATCAGCCAATGGTGGTCCTCCACCTCATCCACCAAGTTACGGAGATGCCATGAACAACCCCTATCCTGCTGAACCTTATTCTG ATCCAATGTACAAACCCCCCATGCCAACTGATGATGTGAACACTGGAGGTAACCAGCCATATGACATTAACCCTGCTCCAGGATATGGACCAGACAGTA ACATGCCCTACAGCTATCCACCAGCACCTGAAGGAGAAACACCATACCCAGGCCCACCAGGCGGCGCTGCACCCTATCCATCTTCTACTCCAGCAGGGGGCTTTGTAGCACCCTATCCATCAGCACCAGGTGATGCAGCCTATCCACCGCCAGCAGGATCAGCCTATCCACCGCCAGCAGGATCAGCATATCCACCGCCAGCAGGAGGAAATAATTATCCACAGTAA